From the Chryseobacterium fluminis genome, the window TTGTCATCGAAGATAATGCACAGGCGATCGGTGCCGAATATACTTTTGCGGACGGAACTGTAAAAAAATCAGGAACCATGTCTACTGTGGGAACGACGTCTTTCTTTCCGTCTAAAAACCTGGGCTGCTACGGAGACGGAGGCGCTATTTTTACCAATAATGACGATTTGGCTCACCGTTTAAGAGGAATCGTGAACCACGGAATGTACGAGAGGTATTATCATGATGAGGTAGGGGTAAATTCCAGACTGGACAGTGTTCAGGCAGCTGTACTGAGAAAAAAACTTCCTCATCTGGATGCGTATAATGATTCAAGGAGAAAAGCAGCAGACTTCTACGATGAAGCTTTTGCCGGAAATGAGCATATTCTCACGCCTAAAAGAGATGAAAATTCCACCCATGTCTTTCATCAGTATACTTTGAGAATTCTGAACGGAAAACGTAATGACCTGCAGAAATTCCTGACTGAGAAGGAAATTCCGGCAATGATTTACTATCCTGTAGCACTGAGAAAACAAAAAGCATACTATCAGGAAAGCAATGATGCAGACTTCGTTAATACCGATAAGCTTTTGGACCAGGTAATTTCTCTACCGATGCATACCGAACTGGATGATGAGCAGCTGAAGTATATTACAGAAGCCGTGCTGGAATTTATGAAATAGTACTTTGTCAAAGTTGAAAATCTTTGACAAAGTTCAACACACAATGAATGAAAATAAGAGAAAATCATTTACAAGCAGATCGGTTTTATCATATATTCAATAGGGGATTAATTCTGACCTTATCTTTTTTAACGATGAAAATTGCAATTATTTTCTTAAAAAAGCTAAATTGTACCTGATCCCATATTTTGAAGTGTATGCCTACTGTCTGATGTGTAATCATTTTCATTTTGTGCTGAAACAAAATGAGAAATAAGCACGTCTGATATTTTTAATGGTAAAGGCCTGCATTCGGAGCATGCTTCTTTAGCAAAGCAATGGGTAAACTGATCAGCAGTTATACCCAGTCCTTATAATAAAGTATATCAGTGAAGCGGACCTCTTTTGGAATTACCTTTCAAAAGAATTTTTATTGATTCTGAAGAATATCTTAAAAATCAGATTATTTATATTCATCAAAATCCGGAAAATTTTCAGAATTATAAATTTTCATCTTATCTTGCGGTCGTTTCCGGTTCTGAAATCCACGTGCAGCAAAATAAGATTCCCGATTTATTCGGTGACCGTGAGAATTTTATTGAAGCTCACAAAAGAGAAATAAACTTAAACTTTGTCAAAGATTGGTAATTTTGACAAAGTCATAAAAATTAAACAATGGCAATACTTGTAACAGGAGGTCTAGGATATATTGGTTCACACACCGTTGTTGAACTTTTAAATAACAATTTTGACGTTGTTATTGTAGATGATCTTTCCAATTCGGAACGGTTTATCTTAAAAAACATTGAGGAAATTACAGGGAAGAAACCTGCTTTTTATCCTTTCGATTTAAAAAGAAAAGAACTTCTGACACAGGTTTTTGATGCCCATGAAATTACGGGCTGTATCAACTTTGCAGCTTCGAAAGCAGTGGGAGAGAGTCAGCTGAAGCCCGTAGATTATTATGAGAATAATTTATTTTCACTAATCAATATTTTACAGGAGTTCAAAGAGAGGCAAATCTCCAATTTCATTTTCAGTTCTTCCTGTACGGTGTACGGTCAGGCAGACCAGATGCCTATTGATGAAAATACACCGTTAAAAATGCCGGAAAGCGTTTACGGAAAGACCAAACAGATGGGTGAAGAGATTTTAACTGATTTCGCAAAGGCTTACCATAGAAAAATTTCTTTGCTG encodes:
- a CDS encoding DegT/DnrJ/EryC1/StrS family aminotransferase, producing the protein MKKIQMVDLQSQYYKIKNDVDNAVLNVMDSAAFINGPEVKSFQNELESYLDVKHVIPCGNGTDALQIALMALDLQEGDEVITADFTFAATVEVIHLLKLKSVLVDVDYDTFTISAEAIKKAITPKTKAIIPVHIFGQCANMEEILKIAEEHNLFVIEDNAQAIGAEYTFADGTVKKSGTMSTVGTTSFFPSKNLGCYGDGGAIFTNNDDLAHRLRGIVNHGMYERYYHDEVGVNSRLDSVQAAVLRKKLPHLDAYNDSRRKAADFYDEAFAGNEHILTPKRDENSTHVFHQYTLRILNGKRNDLQKFLTEKEIPAMIYYPVALRKQKAYYQESNDADFVNTDKLLDQVISLPMHTELDDEQLKYITEAVLEFMK
- the galE gene encoding UDP-glucose 4-epimerase GalE, coding for MAILVTGGLGYIGSHTVVELLNNNFDVVIVDDLSNSERFILKNIEEITGKKPAFYPFDLKRKELLTQVFDAHEITGCINFAASKAVGESQLKPVDYYENNLFSLINILQEFKERQISNFIFSSSCTVYGQADQMPIDENTPLKMPESVYGKTKQMGEEILTDFAKAYHRKISLLRYFNPIGAHPSAKLGELPIGIPNNLVPYVMQTAAGVREKLSVWGDDYPTEDGTAVRDYIYVVDLAKAHVAALQKLINDPSEETLVDIYNLGTGKGSSVLEVVKAFEIANNVEVPYQICKRREGDITIAYAHVDKAEKELSWKAGTPLEEALRTVWEWQKYLESRNT